Proteins co-encoded in one Bacillus infantis NRRL B-14911 genomic window:
- the nagA gene encoding N-acetylglucosamine-6-phosphate deacetylase, whose amino-acid sequence MSSLLLKNSRVLTEDGIIDKGYILVEDGRIKSFGPAEELGGQSADKTIELDAGATLAPGFIDLHIHGAGGADTMDSTPEALQTIARTLPAEGTTSFLATTITQERSLIEKALANAAAYKPEGFEAEMLGIHLEGPFINEKRKGAQPLEHILKSDVELFKAWQEKSGQLIRLVTLAPELEGGKELVRHLAETGVIASIGHSDADYEEVREAVEAGATHVTHLFNGMKGLHHREPGTAGAALLFKELIVEMIADGVHVRPEMIKLALNSKGMDGMVLITDSMRAKCLKNGTYDLGGQDVTVKDGMALLEDGTLAGSILRMKDSVKNMTKFADITLAEAVKLASENPAKQLKVFDRKGSIAEGKDADLTVLNENMDIVLTICRGKVAYNHLEVE is encoded by the coding sequence ATGAGTTCCCTACTTTTAAAAAACAGCAGAGTGCTGACAGAGGATGGAATAATTGATAAAGGATATATATTGGTTGAAGACGGCAGGATTAAAAGCTTCGGCCCGGCGGAAGAGCTTGGCGGCCAGTCTGCAGACAAGACGATAGAGCTGGATGCCGGTGCAACCCTGGCGCCGGGCTTTATTGACCTTCATATCCACGGTGCAGGCGGGGCCGATACGATGGACAGCACACCTGAAGCATTACAGACAATAGCCCGGACCCTTCCCGCCGAAGGGACGACAAGCTTCCTCGCGACCACCATTACACAGGAAAGATCCTTGATCGAAAAGGCATTGGCAAATGCAGCGGCATACAAGCCGGAAGGATTTGAGGCCGAAATGCTCGGCATCCACCTGGAAGGCCCATTCATCAACGAAAAACGAAAAGGCGCCCAGCCGCTCGAGCATATCCTGAAAAGTGATGTCGAGTTATTCAAGGCTTGGCAGGAAAAATCCGGACAGCTGATCAGGCTCGTCACCCTTGCACCTGAACTAGAGGGCGGAAAAGAGCTGGTCCGCCATCTGGCCGAAACAGGCGTTATCGCTTCCATCGGGCATTCTGATGCTGACTATGAAGAAGTCAGGGAGGCTGTCGAAGCAGGTGCGACCCATGTAACCCACCTGTTCAATGGCATGAAGGGACTTCATCACCGTGAACCAGGCACAGCAGGCGCAGCTCTCCTCTTCAAAGAACTGATTGTGGAAATGATTGCAGATGGAGTCCATGTGCGTCCAGAAATGATCAAACTTGCATTGAACAGCAAAGGCATGGACGGAATGGTGCTGATCACCGACTCAATGAGGGCAAAATGCCTGAAAAACGGCACCTATGATCTCGGCGGCCAGGATGTTACTGTCAAGGATGGGATGGCCTTGCTTGAGGACGGCACACTGGCGGGAAGCATCCTGAGAATGAAAGACTCTGTTAAAAATATGACCAAGTTCGCGGATATCACATTGGCTGAGGCAGTCAAGCTCGCCAGCGAAAATCCGGCAAAGCAGCTGAAAGTATTCGACCGCAAAGGCAGCATTGCAGAAGGAAAAGATGCAGATCTTACTGTACTGAACGAAAACATGGACATCGTACTGACGATCTGCCGCGGAAAAGTCGCATATAATCATTTGGAGGTAGAATGA
- the nagB gene encoding glucosamine-6-phosphate deaminase — translation MKIVQAKNYQDMSSIACQIILEKIKSAPSLTLGLATGSTPKGLYDCLAADYKENRTSYKNIHTANLDEYIGLPKEDKNSYHTFMNENLFKHIDIPLSQTYIPNGLAADLTEECRRYDRQIKMLGGIDLQVLGIGQNGHIGFNEPGTPFSSRTHVVDLDKSTIEANSRFFSSIEEVPNQAITMGIASILDSREILLLASGKSKAEAVYHLLNGKPDEKFPASALQLHPQVTIVADAEALQKV, via the coding sequence ATGAAAATCGTCCAAGCAAAGAACTACCAGGATATGAGCTCGATTGCCTGCCAGATCATCCTGGAAAAAATCAAATCGGCTCCTTCCCTCACACTGGGCCTTGCAACCGGCAGCACACCGAAAGGGCTTTATGATTGCTTAGCAGCAGATTATAAGGAAAACCGGACTTCTTATAAAAATATCCATACCGCCAATCTTGATGAATATATCGGCCTCCCGAAGGAAGATAAAAACAGCTATCATACCTTCATGAATGAAAACCTGTTCAAGCATATCGATATACCTTTGAGCCAGACTTATATTCCGAATGGCCTGGCTGCTGACCTGACAGAGGAATGCAGGCGCTATGACAGGCAGATCAAAATGCTTGGCGGAATTGACCTTCAGGTGCTTGGCATCGGCCAGAACGGCCATATCGGCTTCAACGAACCAGGAACCCCCTTTTCAAGCAGGACCCATGTCGTAGACCTTGATAAAAGCACAATCGAAGCAAACAGCCGATTTTTCTCCAGCATAGAAGAAGTTCCGAACCAGGCCATCACAATGGGCATTGCCTCTATCCTGGACAGCAGGGAAATCCTGCTGCTTGCTTCCGGAAAATCAAAGGCCGAAGCAGTCTATCATCTATTGAACGGAAAGCCGGATGAAAAATTCCCTGCCTCCGCCCTCCAGCTGCATCCGCAAGTGACAATCGTGGCTGACGCAGAGGCACTGCAAAAGGTATAA
- a CDS encoding GntR family transcriptional regulator, with amino-acid sequence MIDKNSPIPIYHQLEEQLKKQIREGLLQEEEAIPSEREYAEQFQISRMTVRQAISNLVREGLLYREKGRGTFVNKQKVEQELQGLTSFTEDMQMRGMKPSSRTLSFQTLPAPGGIASRLQIAEGSPVYEISRIRLADGLPMALETNYIPEALMPGLTEEDLGHSLYEYAENRLSLSIAEAEQEIEAAGAKNREAGLLSIQEGSPILLILRTTRLSDGTPFEFVQSAYRADRYKFIHTMRRV; translated from the coding sequence ATGATTGATAAAAATTCACCGATCCCTATTTATCATCAGCTGGAAGAACAGTTGAAAAAGCAGATCAGGGAAGGCCTCCTGCAGGAAGAAGAAGCCATCCCATCTGAACGGGAATATGCCGAGCAGTTCCAGATCAGCAGGATGACCGTCAGGCAGGCCATCAGCAATCTTGTGAGGGAAGGCCTCCTATATCGGGAAAAAGGCCGCGGCACATTCGTCAACAAACAAAAAGTAGAGCAGGAGCTTCAGGGGCTAACAAGTTTCACGGAGGATATGCAGATGCGCGGGATGAAGCCGAGCAGCCGCACCCTTTCCTTCCAGACACTGCCGGCTCCAGGCGGCATAGCATCACGCCTCCAGATTGCCGAGGGCAGCCCAGTCTATGAAATCTCCAGGATCCGCCTGGCCGACGGACTCCCCATGGCACTGGAAACCAACTATATCCCTGAAGCGCTCATGCCCGGCCTGACCGAAGAGGACCTGGGCCATTCCCTTTACGAATACGCTGAAAACCGCCTATCCCTGTCCATTGCAGAAGCAGAACAGGAAATCGAAGCAGCCGGCGCCAAAAACCGGGAGGCAGGACTTCTCTCCATACAAGAAGGCTCCCCCATCCTCCTCATCCTCCGCACAACCCGGCTCTCCGACGGTACCCCCTTCGAATTCGTCCAATCGGCATACCGTGCTGACAGGTATAAATTTATTCATACAATGCGGAGGGTGTGA
- a CDS encoding N-acetylmuramoyl-L-alanine amidase — MKIILDAGHGYETPGKRSPDGFREYEFNRQAAHHCRKLLEQAGLTVMDSHSDEWDIPLSERTGMANRWKADCYVSIHANAYGTGWNSANGIETYVHTPALQKQ, encoded by the coding sequence ATGAAAATCATACTCGACGCAGGACACGGCTACGAAACCCCTGGAAAAAGAAGCCCCGACGGCTTCAGAGAATACGAATTCAACCGCCAGGCCGCCCACCACTGCCGCAAACTCCTCGAACAGGCCGGATTAACCGTCATGGACTCTCATTCCGACGAATGGGACATCCCATTATCCGAAAGAACCGGAATGGCCAACCGCTGGAAAGCAGACTGCTATGTCTCCATCCACGCCAACGCCTACGGAACAGGCTGGAACAGCGCAAACGGAATCGAAACATACGTCCACACCCCCGCCCTGCAGAAGCAGTAA
- a CDS encoding N-acetylmuramoyl-L-alanine amidase: protein MADRGVKTADFHVLRKTTMTAILIECGFMTNKTECRLLQSKEYQQLCGETIGMALLSFYKPAGGLYKVQAGAFSQLTNAQSLAGKLRENGVPAYITYS from the coding sequence CTGGCCGACCGCGGCGTCAAAACTGCGGACTTCCATGTACTAAGAAAAACCACCATGACAGCCATCCTCATCGAATGCGGATTCATGACCAATAAAACAGAATGCAGGCTGCTGCAATCCAAAGAATACCAGCAGCTCTGCGGAGAAACCATCGGCATGGCACTCCTATCATTTTACAAACCAGCCGGCGGCCTCTACAAAGTCCAGGCCGGAGCCTTCTCCCAACTAACAAACGCCCAATCCCTCGCCGGAAAACTAAGAGAAAACGGGGTACCGGCTTATATTACTTATTCCTAG
- a CDS encoding phage holin family protein translates to MRWLIGILINAVLFAALAGFFRDSFYLESFGAALGASFILSLLNVLVRPILIILTLPVTLLSLGLFLFVINAVTLLLTDGIMGSSFEIDGFGMAFLVAVIMAVVNLVIQRTVMDRKEN, encoded by the coding sequence GTGAGATGGCTGATAGGCATCTTGATCAATGCTGTTTTGTTTGCCGCTTTGGCAGGATTTTTCCGTGATTCGTTTTATTTAGAAAGCTTTGGTGCAGCATTGGGGGCAAGCTTCATTTTGTCGCTGCTGAATGTGCTGGTGCGGCCGATTCTGATTATCTTGACTTTGCCTGTGACGCTTTTGTCGCTTGGCTTGTTTTTATTTGTTATCAATGCTGTTACTTTGCTTCTGACTGACGGGATTATGGGGAGCTCTTTTGAGATAGATGGGTTTGGGATGGCTTTTTTGGTGGCTGTGATTATGGCGGTTGTTAATTTGGTTATTCAGAGGACGGTTATGGATCGGAAGGAAAACTAG
- a CDS encoding DUF4097 family beta strand repeat-containing protein: MKDERKRILKMVEDGSLRAEEALLLLEELEKASKTMEKKEEKLHSEWGNQTYFEEAKKQQQDTAQYKFHYAKEKIIEFVDTAFQKIKDADLDFNFGPAFEISHVFQQNDVRLSEIEMEVANGKLTLIPWEQNDVRIDCRAKVYRGETQDEARQNFLRDVLFTADNGRLLFSAQQKWMKVEAAVHIPKEQYDSIRIRMFNGPVEGSDLAVTKLKVKSANGKITLDKLNASHLEAEAGNGQITVTGSTLDHIEAETVNGAIKVAGDYKSADLQSFNGNIQVHVKGDRCERLEAEAVTGTVDVYLPSGTPVNGDLRTNLGGFQLELDGIQVVEEKSEMVQKMLRFQSVKDPAAAIDLRAKTKTGSIAVKTGDFVK; this comes from the coding sequence ATGAAAGATGAAAGAAAAAGGATTTTAAAAATGGTCGAGGACGGAAGCCTGCGTGCTGAGGAGGCACTTCTTCTGCTTGAGGAGCTTGAAAAGGCGTCGAAAACGATGGAGAAAAAAGAAGAAAAGCTGCATAGTGAATGGGGAAACCAGACCTATTTTGAAGAAGCGAAGAAACAGCAGCAGGACACGGCCCAATATAAATTCCACTATGCCAAAGAAAAAATCATTGAGTTTGTAGATACTGCTTTCCAGAAGATTAAGGATGCCGATCTTGATTTCAATTTCGGCCCTGCATTTGAAATATCTCATGTGTTCCAGCAGAACGATGTCAGATTGTCTGAAATTGAAATGGAAGTGGCGAATGGGAAACTGACGCTGATTCCCTGGGAACAGAATGATGTCCGAATTGACTGCCGGGCTAAGGTGTACCGCGGTGAAACCCAAGATGAAGCCCGCCAGAACTTTTTAAGGGATGTCCTTTTTACGGCGGACAATGGCCGGCTGCTGTTTTCTGCGCAGCAGAAGTGGATGAAAGTTGAGGCCGCTGTGCATATTCCAAAGGAGCAGTATGACAGCATCCGAATCAGGATGTTCAATGGGCCGGTAGAAGGCAGCGACCTGGCCGTGACAAAACTGAAGGTCAAGTCAGCGAACGGAAAAATTACGCTGGATAAGCTTAATGCCAGCCATCTTGAAGCTGAGGCAGGAAATGGCCAGATTACAGTGACTGGCAGCACACTGGATCATATTGAAGCAGAGACCGTTAATGGGGCGATAAAAGTTGCTGGTGATTATAAAAGTGCTGATCTTCAATCTTTTAATGGTAATATCCAGGTTCATGTTAAAGGCGACAGATGTGAACGGCTCGAAGCGGAAGCTGTCACCGGTACAGTCGACGTGTATCTTCCATCCGGAACGCCTGTGAATGGTGATCTGAGAACCAATCTTGGAGGCTTCCAGCTTGAGCTGGATGGAATCCAGGTAGTAGAGGAAAAATCAGAAATGGTGCAGAAAATGCTCAGATTTCAGTCTGTTAAAGACCCTGCAGCTGCCATTGATCTGAGGGCTAAGACCAAGACAGGGTCAATTGCTGTTAAAACTGGTGATTTTGTTAAATAA
- a CDS encoding DUF4870 domain-containing protein, protein MMDSKKVLSALSYFSVFFAGFIFPLVVFFASENPFVKVHAKKAFLSHLIPLIALPVIFLAIPFEIFSNPNEVPVFFLIGIGLSVILSLIVVVWNIVKGVQILAASE, encoded by the coding sequence ATGATGGATTCTAAAAAGGTGCTTTCGGCATTAAGTTATTTTAGTGTGTTTTTTGCAGGATTTATTTTTCCGCTCGTGGTTTTCTTTGCATCTGAAAATCCTTTTGTAAAAGTGCATGCTAAAAAGGCATTTTTGTCGCATCTGATCCCTTTGATTGCGCTGCCGGTCATTTTTCTGGCCATCCCTTTTGAGATTTTTTCCAATCCAAACGAAGTTCCGGTCTTTTTCCTGATTGGAATCGGCCTTTCCGTAATTCTTAGCTTGATTGTTGTAGTCTGGAATATTGTCAAAGGCGTTCAGATATTGGCTGCAAGTGAATAG
- a CDS encoding SGNH/GDSL hydrolase family protein, with translation MMKKYIWIIIGFILLIGSAVAIQAKNTVSHDGEKEIVALGDSLTYGYGDKNGKGYTGRLEGRLDKIYEENVEVENFGIYGQDTLNVKKQLNTPAVLKEVQEADTIIIFIGTNDLLHANGGDLAPLHKERLKKAEEVYRGNLEEIVRWTERNNPESPILLLGLYNPYPGNEKIGSIIEGWNEKVKAAAASHHQVRWVPTDDLFKGKEKNLFFYDSLHPNDRGYDLIADRVAKEYARLQED, from the coding sequence ATGATGAAAAAATATATTTGGATTATTATCGGCTTTATACTGTTAATTGGCTCTGCTGTCGCCATTCAGGCAAAAAATACTGTTTCGCATGATGGCGAGAAAGAAATCGTGGCACTCGGGGATTCTCTCACCTATGGGTATGGCGATAAAAACGGAAAAGGGTATACCGGAAGGCTTGAGGGAAGATTGGACAAGATTTATGAGGAAAACGTTGAAGTTGAAAACTTTGGAATTTATGGACAGGATACACTGAACGTCAAAAAACAGCTGAATACCCCGGCTGTTTTAAAAGAGGTGCAGGAGGCAGACACAATCATCATTTTTATCGGCACAAATGACCTGCTTCATGCAAATGGCGGGGATCTGGCACCACTACACAAAGAAAGGCTTAAGAAGGCAGAAGAAGTTTATAGAGGAAACCTGGAAGAAATAGTCCGGTGGACAGAGCGGAACAATCCTGAGAGTCCAATCCTTTTGCTTGGCCTCTATAATCCCTATCCAGGCAATGAAAAAATCGGCAGCATCATAGAGGGCTGGAACGAGAAAGTAAAAGCAGCAGCTGCGAGCCATCATCAGGTAAGATGGGTTCCTACTGACGATTTGTTTAAGGGCAAGGAGAAAAATCTCTTTTTCTATGATTCCCTGCATCCCAATGACCGCGGATATGACCTGATTGCAGACCGGGTTGCCAAGGAATATGCCAGGCTGCAGGAAGATTGA
- the uvrA gene encoding excinuclease ABC subunit UvrA, translated as MAMEKLIVKGARAHNLKDIDVTIPRDKLVVLTGLSGSGKSSLAFDTIYAEGQRRYVESLSAYARQFLGQMDKPDVDAIEGLSPAISIDQKTTSRNPRSTVGTVTEIYDYLRLLFARVGRPTCPIHNVEISSQTIEQMVDRIMEYPERTKMQVLAPVVEGRKGTHVKVLEDVKKQGYVRVRVNGEMHDLGEDITLEKNKKHSIQVVIDRVVVKEGVAARLADSLETALKLGEGKVIIDVIGEEELLFSENHACPHCGFSIGELEPRMFSFNSPFGACPSCDGLGSKLEVDVDLVIPNRGLSLRQHAIAPWEPTSSQYYPQLLEAVSSHLGIDMDMPVQDIPKHLLDKLLYGAKGEKIYFRYENDFGQVRENFIEFEGVIRNVERRFKETSSDYIREQMEKYMAQHPCPACKGNRLKQESLAVLIAGEHIGKITSLSIEEAEDFFEHVILSEKERQIANLILREIKERLGFLINVGLDYLTLSRAAGTLSGGEAQRIRLATQIGSRLTGVLYILDEPSIGLHQRDNDRLIDTLKNMRDIGNTLIVVEHDEDTMIAADYLIDVGPGAGVHGGQIVSQGTPAEVMDDPNSLTGQYLSGKKFIPLPLERRKSDGRFIEIKGAQENNLKNVNVKFPLGTFTAVTGVSGSGKSTLINEILHKTLAQKLHKAKTKPGEHKDVKGIEHLDKVIDIDQSPIGRTPRSNPATYTGVFDDIRDVFASTNEAKVRGYKKGRFSFNVKGGRCEACRGDGIIKIEMHFLPDVYVPCEVCHGKRYNRETLEVKYKGRNISDILDMTVEDALEFFENIPKISRKLQTIYDVGLGYITLGQPATTLSGGEAQRVKLASELHRRSTGRSFYILDEPTTGLHVDDISRLLTVLQRLVENGDTVLVIEHNLDVIKAADYIVDLGPEGGDKGGTIIAQGTPEKVAEAEGSYTGKYLKPILDRDRIRMQKLVKERETSVSKA; from the coding sequence ATGGCAATGGAAAAACTGATTGTAAAAGGCGCCAGGGCCCATAACCTGAAGGATATTGATGTCACCATCCCGAGGGATAAGCTTGTGGTGCTGACGGGGCTTTCCGGATCCGGGAAGTCATCCTTGGCCTTTGATACGATATATGCAGAGGGGCAGCGCCGCTATGTGGAATCTCTTTCCGCCTATGCGCGCCAGTTCCTCGGCCAGATGGATAAGCCTGATGTCGATGCCATAGAAGGGCTGTCGCCGGCAATCTCCATCGACCAGAAAACAACAAGCAGGAACCCAAGATCGACTGTCGGCACCGTGACGGAAATCTATGATTATCTGAGGCTGCTGTTCGCCAGGGTCGGCCGTCCGACATGCCCGATCCATAATGTGGAGATATCCTCCCAGACAATCGAGCAGATGGTCGACAGGATCATGGAATATCCGGAAAGAACGAAGATGCAGGTCCTCGCTCCGGTCGTTGAGGGCAGGAAGGGGACCCACGTCAAGGTTCTTGAGGATGTGAAAAAGCAAGGCTATGTCCGTGTCAGAGTCAACGGCGAAATGCATGACCTGGGCGAAGACATCACATTGGAAAAAAATAAGAAACACAGCATACAAGTGGTCATTGACCGCGTGGTCGTGAAAGAGGGCGTAGCAGCAAGGCTGGCTGACTCCCTTGAAACGGCGCTTAAGCTCGGTGAAGGCAAAGTCATCATTGATGTAATCGGAGAGGAAGAGCTCCTCTTCAGCGAAAACCATGCCTGCCCGCACTGCGGCTTCTCCATCGGCGAGCTTGAACCGAGGATGTTCTCCTTCAACAGCCCATTCGGCGCCTGCCCATCCTGCGATGGTCTTGGCAGCAAGCTTGAAGTGGATGTTGACCTTGTCATCCCAAACCGCGGACTATCTTTAAGACAGCATGCCATCGCACCATGGGAGCCGACAAGCTCCCAGTATTATCCGCAGCTGCTTGAGGCAGTCAGCAGCCATTTGGGGATTGACATGGATATGCCTGTACAGGATATACCGAAGCATTTGCTTGATAAGCTTCTTTACGGAGCAAAAGGGGAAAAAATCTATTTCCGCTATGAAAACGACTTTGGCCAGGTAAGGGAAAACTTTATTGAGTTTGAGGGTGTGATCCGCAATGTGGAAAGGCGCTTCAAGGAAACAAGCTCTGACTATATCCGCGAACAGATGGAAAAGTATATGGCCCAGCACCCTTGCCCGGCCTGTAAAGGAAACCGCCTGAAACAGGAAAGTCTTGCTGTCCTGATTGCAGGGGAGCATATTGGAAAGATTACATCATTGTCCATTGAAGAGGCAGAAGACTTTTTTGAACATGTGATTCTCTCTGAGAAAGAAAGGCAGATTGCCAACCTGATTCTTAGGGAGATAAAAGAAAGGCTCGGATTCCTGATCAATGTGGGACTGGACTATCTGACACTAAGCCGGGCAGCAGGCACGCTTTCAGGAGGGGAAGCTCAGCGCATCCGTCTTGCCACTCAGATCGGCTCCCGCCTGACCGGTGTCCTGTATATCCTGGACGAGCCGTCAATCGGCCTTCACCAGCGCGACAATGACAGGCTGATCGATACGCTCAAGAATATGCGTGATATCGGGAATACGCTCATAGTTGTTGAACATGATGAGGATACGATGATTGCAGCCGACTACCTTATCGATGTCGGCCCGGGAGCCGGCGTCCACGGCGGCCAGATTGTTTCCCAGGGGACACCGGCAGAGGTAATGGATGATCCGAATTCCTTGACCGGCCAGTATTTGTCAGGGAAGAAGTTTATCCCGCTGCCGCTTGAACGGAGAAAAAGCGATGGGCGCTTCATTGAAATCAAGGGTGCACAGGAAAACAACCTGAAAAACGTAAATGTCAAATTCCCGCTTGGCACGTTTACTGCCGTCACTGGTGTATCAGGATCAGGAAAAAGTACGCTGATCAATGAAATACTTCATAAAACCCTGGCGCAAAAGCTCCATAAAGCCAAAACAAAGCCAGGCGAGCATAAAGATGTCAAAGGAATTGAGCATCTTGATAAGGTCATTGACATCGACCAGTCGCCGATTGGACGTACACCGCGTTCCAATCCGGCCACCTATACCGGTGTCTTTGATGATATCCGCGATGTTTTCGCCTCTACGAATGAAGCAAAGGTCCGCGGATATAAGAAGGGACGCTTCAGCTTTAACGTTAAAGGCGGAAGATGCGAGGCATGCCGGGGAGACGGAATCATTAAGATTGAGATGCATTTCCTTCCTGATGTGTATGTCCCATGCGAGGTCTGCCACGGGAAACGCTATAACCGCGAAACTCTTGAAGTTAAGTATAAAGGGAGAAATATATCAGATATCCTTGATATGACAGTCGAGGATGCACTTGAATTCTTTGAAAATATTCCAAAAATCAGCCGAAAGCTCCAGACAATCTATGATGTTGGCCTGGGCTATATCACGCTCGGCCAGCCGGCAACCACATTGTCCGGAGGGGAGGCTCAGCGTGTGAAGCTGGCTTCAGAGCTGCACCGCAGGTCAACCGGCCGCTCTTTCTATATACTGGATGAACCGACGACCGGACTGCATGTCGATGATATCTCCAGGCTGCTCACTGTATTGCAGCGGCTTGTTGAAAACGGGGATACAGTCCTGGTCATCGAGCATAATCTCGATGTCATCAAGGCTGCCGACTATATTGTCGATCTTGGGCCAGAAGGCGGCGATAAAGGCGGAACCATCATTGCCCAGGGCACCCCGGAAAAAGTGGCTGAAGCAGAAGGCTCTTATACCGGCAAATATCTAAAGCCAATCCTGGACAGAGACCGTATTCGCATGCAGAAGCTGGTCAAAGAAAGAGAAACAAGCGTATCAAAAGCATAA